From the Streptomyces sp. KMM 9044 genome, one window contains:
- a CDS encoding MarR family winged helix-turn-helix transcriptional regulator, with translation MTTAPTSAAAPGPEPGPADTDEPRWLSAGEQRVWRSYIEASTLLEDHLDRQLQRDAGMPHLYYGLLVKLAEAPERRLRMTELAMLAKITRSRLSHAVARLEKNGWVRREECPSDKRGQFAVLTDDGYEVLRRNAPGHVEAVRQALFDRLTPEQQKSLGEIMQIVAEGLQPSEAGADLPWLR, from the coding sequence ATGACGACGGCACCCACTTCCGCAGCGGCGCCGGGCCCGGAACCCGGACCGGCAGACACCGACGAACCCCGTTGGCTCAGCGCCGGGGAACAGCGCGTCTGGCGCTCGTACATCGAGGCCAGCACCCTCCTGGAGGATCACCTCGACCGCCAGCTCCAGCGGGACGCGGGCATGCCTCACCTCTACTACGGCCTGCTGGTCAAGCTCGCCGAGGCACCGGAGCGGCGGCTGCGGATGACCGAGCTCGCGATGCTGGCGAAGATCACCCGCTCCCGGCTCTCGCACGCCGTGGCCCGCCTGGAGAAGAACGGCTGGGTGCGCCGCGAGGAGTGCCCGTCCGACAAGCGGGGCCAGTTCGCCGTCCTGACTGACGACGGTTACGAGGTGCTGCGCCGCAACGCGCCGGGGCACGTGGAGGCCGTACGGCAGGCGCTCTTCGACCGGCTCACCCCCGAACAGCAGAAGTCCCTCGGCGAGATCATGCAGATCGTCGCCGAGGGACTCCAGCCCAGCGAAGCGGGTGCGGACCTGCCCTGGCTCCGCTGA
- a CDS encoding PTS fructose transporter subunit IIABC: protein MSEMITADLVDLDLSADTKEAAAQALAERMVTLGRVTDLGGFLADVAAREAQMPTGLDGGIGIPHCRSEHVTEPTLGFGRSAAGIDFGAADGPADLIFLIAAPAGADDAHLTILSSLARKLMNAEFTDGLRAVGDAERAAALIRGDDQPAPAGTAAAAADAVDTADASGPGASDSPAGSTDSTDSTDSTDSTDSTDSTDSTDSTDSTDSTDSTDSTDSTDSTDSTDSVAAPVAASAGAATGTTGDGTRDAGTSGAGASGESARLFRIVAVTSCPTGIAHTYMAAESLENAGREAGVEIAVEPQGSAGFTRLDPAVIAAADGVIFAHDVPVREKERFAGKPTVDTGVKAGINRPAELIDEVRGKAERGEATAAAAPGDSPVDRAGEPGEGYGTKLRKWLMSGVSYMVPFVAAGGLLIALGFAIGGYEINEAPSVTEYFAWAQADSWGALLFQIGGVAFGFLVPVLAGYIAYGMADRPGLVPGFVGGAISLTVNAGFLGGLVSGLIAGAVVLAIQRVRIPVALRGIMPVVVIPLVSSAVVGFLMFVVIGKPIAEAQKAMTDWLNGLTGTNAILLGTLLGLMMCFDLGGPVNKVAYTFATAGIAVASPSDSAMKIMAAVMAAGMVPPLAMALATTVRGKLFNRTERENGKAAWVLGASFISEGAIPFAAADPLRVIPASMVGGAVTGALSMAFGATLRAPHGGIFVVPLIGNPLLYLIAIAAGVCVTAALVIVLKGLRKPVPGADGAPGGESSAAPVAESKQPVAA from the coding sequence ATGAGCGAGATGATCACCGCGGATCTGGTCGACCTCGACCTGTCCGCCGACACCAAGGAAGCGGCGGCGCAAGCCCTCGCCGAGCGGATGGTGACCCTGGGCCGGGTGACCGACCTGGGGGGCTTCCTCGCCGATGTGGCCGCCCGTGAGGCCCAGATGCCCACCGGCCTCGACGGCGGCATCGGCATCCCGCACTGCCGCAGCGAGCACGTCACCGAGCCGACGCTGGGCTTCGGGCGCAGCGCCGCCGGGATCGACTTCGGTGCTGCGGACGGGCCCGCCGACCTGATCTTCCTGATCGCCGCTCCGGCTGGCGCGGACGACGCGCATCTGACGATCCTCTCCTCGCTGGCCCGGAAACTGATGAACGCAGAGTTCACCGACGGGCTCCGCGCGGTCGGCGACGCCGAGCGCGCCGCTGCGCTCATCCGCGGGGACGATCAGCCGGCCCCCGCCGGGACCGCGGCCGCCGCCGCTGACGCGGTGGACACGGCTGACGCGTCCGGCCCGGGGGCCTCCGACAGCCCCGCAGGGTCCACGGACTCCACGGACTCCACGGACTCCACGGACTCCACGGACTCCACGGACTCCACGGACTCCACGGACTCCACGGACTCCACGGACTCCACGGACTCCACGGACTCCACGGACTCCACGGACTCCACGGACTCCACGGACTCCGTGGCGGCGCCGGTGGCGGCCTCCGCCGGCGCCGCCACGGGCACCACGGGCGACGGCACCCGGGACGCGGGGACGTCCGGTGCGGGTGCGTCCGGCGAGAGCGCGCGCCTCTTCCGGATCGTCGCCGTCACCTCTTGTCCCACCGGCATCGCCCATACGTACATGGCGGCGGAGTCGCTGGAGAACGCCGGCCGGGAAGCGGGCGTCGAGATCGCGGTCGAGCCGCAGGGCTCGGCAGGCTTCACCCGGCTCGACCCGGCCGTGATCGCGGCGGCGGACGGTGTGATCTTCGCCCACGACGTGCCCGTCCGGGAGAAGGAACGCTTCGCGGGCAAGCCGACCGTCGACACCGGCGTCAAGGCGGGCATCAACCGTCCCGCCGAGCTGATCGACGAGGTCCGCGGCAAGGCCGAGCGCGGCGAGGCCACCGCGGCTGCCGCACCCGGTGACAGCCCCGTGGACCGCGCCGGCGAACCTGGTGAGGGCTACGGCACCAAGCTGCGCAAGTGGCTCATGTCCGGCGTCAGTTACATGGTCCCGTTCGTCGCGGCGGGCGGTCTCCTCATCGCCCTCGGCTTCGCGATCGGCGGCTATGAGATCAACGAGGCGCCGTCGGTGACGGAATACTTCGCGTGGGCCCAGGCCGACAGCTGGGGCGCCCTGCTCTTCCAGATCGGCGGTGTCGCCTTCGGGTTCCTCGTCCCGGTCCTGGCCGGCTACATCGCGTACGGCATGGCCGACCGGCCCGGACTTGTGCCCGGCTTCGTCGGCGGTGCGATCTCCCTCACCGTCAACGCCGGTTTCCTCGGCGGCCTCGTGTCCGGTCTGATCGCCGGTGCGGTCGTGCTGGCGATCCAGCGGGTGCGCATCCCGGTGGCGCTGCGCGGCATCATGCCGGTGGTGGTGATCCCGCTGGTCTCCTCGGCGGTGGTCGGCTTCCTGATGTTCGTGGTGATCGGAAAGCCGATCGCCGAGGCGCAGAAGGCCATGACGGACTGGCTGAACGGTCTCACCGGCACCAACGCCATCCTGCTGGGCACCCTGCTCGGCCTGATGATGTGCTTCGACCTCGGCGGCCCTGTCAACAAGGTCGCGTACACCTTCGCCACGGCCGGTATCGCGGTCGCGAGCCCCAGCGACTCGGCGATGAAGATCATGGCCGCGGTGATGGCGGCCGGCATGGTTCCGCCGCTGGCGATGGCCCTGGCCACCACGGTCCGCGGCAAGCTCTTCAACCGGACCGAGCGGGAGAACGGCAAGGCCGCCTGGGTCCTGGGAGCCTCCTTCATCTCCGAGGGCGCGATCCCGTTCGCGGCGGCCGACCCGCTGCGCGTGATCCCCGCCTCGATGGTGGGCGGCGCCGTCACCGGTGCCCTGTCGATGGCCTTCGGCGCCACCCTGCGCGCGCCGCACGGCGGCATCTTCGTGGTCCCGCTGATCGGCAACCCGCTGCTCTACCTGATCGCCATCGCGGCGGGCGTCTGTGTCACGGCGGCCCTGGTGATCGTCCTGAAGGGCCTGCGCAAGCCGGTTCCGGGAGCGGACGGCGCGCCCGGCGGCGAGAGCTCGGCGGCCCCGGTGGCGGAATCGAAGCAGCCGGTCGCCGCGTGA
- a CDS encoding M6 family metalloprotease domain-containing protein, whose amino-acid sequence MQPQSTSSRISPRRLAALASLTALTLAVAPSAGNGHLSPYLSAPGAGPSALSRSSAHGPCMIGSAHEVQMSEGIPTIAGYARSTGTVRALTLTVDFSDAPGEGRALDRYREFFPQTQRWFRTSSYGRLDYRPEMPVPAWLRMPKSFQEYGIERGTPFDPGYRELVDDLVAAADPKVDFRAYDLVNVLMTPNAGPSALETVLSVTFAGNTEAPTADGVPVANASFVYSRQDDGSGSLDRTGYRVLPHENGHIFGLPDLYTAEGGGAVGHWDIMSEDWGANNDLLGWHKWKLGWLDAPQVHCAAGTGTQEYALTPLAERGGPKLVFLPLDARSGYAVEFRTRAGNDEAVCRPGLLVYKVDADVDTGMGPITVFDSRPESGGCTRSPNVHAELSDAPFAPGETFVDREAGIRVTVLGTKGPDPGPDSGADAAPAAGAVSDSDVPVYRVRITRT is encoded by the coding sequence ATGCAGCCGCAGTCGACCAGCAGCCGGATATCCCCGCGCCGGCTGGCCGCTCTGGCGTCCCTGACCGCCCTGACCCTCGCCGTCGCCCCCTCGGCCGGCAACGGCCACCTCTCCCCTTACCTCTCGGCTCCCGGCGCCGGACCGAGCGCCCTGTCCCGCTCCTCCGCGCACGGCCCCTGCATGATCGGCAGCGCCCACGAGGTCCAGATGTCGGAGGGAATCCCCACGATCGCCGGGTACGCCCGCTCCACCGGCACCGTCCGCGCCCTCACCCTCACGGTCGACTTCTCGGACGCCCCCGGCGAGGGCAGGGCCCTCGACCGTTACCGGGAGTTCTTCCCGCAGACCCAGCGGTGGTTCCGGACCAGCTCGTACGGCCGCCTCGACTACCGCCCCGAGATGCCGGTCCCGGCCTGGCTGCGGATGCCCAAGTCGTTCCAGGAGTACGGCATAGAGCGAGGCACCCCCTTCGACCCCGGCTACCGCGAGCTGGTCGACGACCTCGTGGCCGCGGCGGACCCGAAGGTCGACTTCCGTGCGTACGACCTGGTGAACGTACTGATGACCCCGAACGCGGGCCCCTCCGCCCTGGAGACGGTCCTGTCCGTCACCTTCGCCGGCAACACGGAGGCCCCGACCGCGGACGGCGTCCCCGTCGCCAACGCGTCGTTCGTCTACTCCCGCCAGGACGACGGTTCCGGCTCCCTGGACCGCACCGGCTACCGCGTCCTCCCGCACGAGAACGGCCACATCTTCGGCCTGCCCGACCTCTACACCGCCGAGGGCGGCGGTGCCGTGGGCCACTGGGACATCATGAGCGAGGACTGGGGCGCCAACAACGACCTGCTCGGCTGGCACAAGTGGAAACTGGGCTGGCTGGACGCCCCCCAGGTGCACTGCGCGGCGGGCACGGGCACACAGGAGTACGCCCTGACGCCGCTGGCCGAGCGGGGCGGCCCCAAGCTCGTCTTCCTCCCGCTGGACGCGCGTTCCGGATACGCCGTCGAGTTCCGCACCCGAGCCGGCAACGACGAGGCGGTGTGCCGGCCCGGCCTCCTCGTCTACAAGGTCGACGCGGACGTCGACACCGGCATGGGACCGATCACGGTCTTCGACTCCCGTCCGGAGAGCGGCGGTTGCACGCGCAGCCCCAACGTCCACGCGGAACTCTCCGACGCCCCCTTCGCTCCCGGCGAGACCTTCGTCGACCGCGAGGCGGGAATCCGGGTGACGGTGCTGGGGACGAAGGGTCCGGACCCGGGCCCGGACTCCGGTGCGGACGCGGCACCGGCCGCGGGGGCCGTCTCGGACTCGGACGTGCCGGTGTACCGGGTGCGGATCACCCGGACCTGA
- a CDS encoding TetR/AcrR family transcriptional regulator has product MTVTQEGIVQTVASASRKVSRPRADALRNRERIVTAAREMFVECGADVPFDEIARRAGVGNATVYRNFPDREALAREVVCSVMDRTSEVAEQLLAGAGNAFGALERFAHAAAEERLSALCPMLSAAFDQHPPDLEAARVRLEALVARMMGRAKASGQLRDDVDLGDLLVGIAQLSRPPAGTGCANADRFVHRHLQLFLDGMRAPARSSLPGEAVTVEDLRAN; this is encoded by the coding sequence GTGACAGTGACCCAGGAGGGCATCGTGCAGACCGTCGCTTCCGCGTCGCGCAAGGTGTCCCGGCCCCGCGCCGACGCCCTGCGCAACCGGGAGCGGATCGTCACCGCCGCCCGGGAGATGTTCGTCGAGTGCGGTGCCGACGTGCCGTTCGACGAGATCGCCCGCCGGGCCGGCGTGGGCAATGCCACGGTGTACCGCAACTTCCCCGACCGCGAAGCGCTGGCGCGCGAGGTCGTGTGCTCCGTGATGGACCGTACGTCGGAGGTGGCCGAGCAACTGCTCGCCGGGGCCGGGAATGCCTTCGGGGCGCTGGAGCGATTCGCGCACGCCGCCGCCGAGGAGCGGCTCAGTGCGCTGTGCCCGATGCTCTCCGCCGCCTTCGATCAGCACCCCCCCGATCTGGAGGCCGCGCGTGTACGTCTCGAGGCGCTCGTCGCACGGATGATGGGCCGCGCCAAGGCGTCCGGTCAGCTCCGTGACGACGTGGACCTCGGTGATCTGCTGGTCGGCATCGCCCAGCTCAGCCGGCCGCCGGCCGGCACGGGATGCGCGAACGCCGACCGGTTCGTCCACCGCCATCTTCAGCTGTTCCTGGACGGAATGCGGGCCCCGGCCCGCAGTTCCCTGCCGGGCGAGGCCGTCACCGTGGAGGACCTGCGCGCGAACTGA
- a CDS encoding DUF6227 family protein, translated as MSVPHETAAHEPADSPESPEEHLARLLGRALNSFELPDEAVRLLDCALAHDSSLHSAHHSAGLHRETYRHAWLLADGSALTLWELAHNTTPGGEPQHEVYMDEEELGVATARLPLPPETPDFELPVVMQLSQIPAPRPVYVPDGSADHARRLLRRAENTDRPGPGTAALLTTASAHQITQAFGRPSTVGGPGRPGPSFSLYEHAFLLRDGAEVSLWEVEHTATPDGRHMCEVYLTEDAAREAMERRAAQVR; from the coding sequence TTGAGCGTTCCGCACGAGACGGCAGCGCACGAACCAGCCGACTCGCCCGAGTCTCCTGAGGAGCATCTCGCGCGACTGCTCGGCCGTGCCCTGAACTCCTTCGAACTGCCCGACGAGGCAGTACGCCTGCTCGACTGCGCGCTGGCCCACGACAGTTCGCTGCACTCCGCGCACCACAGCGCCGGTCTGCACCGCGAGACGTACCGGCACGCCTGGCTGCTCGCCGACGGCTCGGCGCTCACGCTCTGGGAACTGGCCCACAACACGACTCCGGGCGGCGAGCCGCAGCACGAGGTGTACATGGACGAGGAGGAGCTGGGCGTCGCCACAGCCCGGCTGCCGCTGCCGCCGGAGACCCCGGACTTCGAACTGCCGGTGGTGATGCAGCTGTCCCAGATTCCCGCGCCCCGGCCCGTCTACGTCCCCGACGGTTCGGCGGACCACGCGCGCCGCCTACTGCGCCGGGCGGAGAACACGGACCGTCCGGGTCCCGGGACGGCCGCGCTGCTGACCACCGCGTCCGCCCACCAGATCACCCAGGCCTTCGGCCGCCCGTCCACCGTGGGCGGCCCCGGTCGCCCGGGACCGTCCTTCTCGCTGTACGAGCACGCGTTCCTGCTGCGGGACGGTGCGGAGGTCTCCCTCTGGGAGGTGGAGCACACGGCCACTCCCGACGGGCGGCACATGTGCGAGGTGTACCTCACCGAGGACGCCGCCCGTGAGGCGATGGAGCGTCGCGCGGCACAGGTGCGCTGA
- a CDS encoding MFS transporter, whose translation MSETASKAPGKPDANGVPDTNRWKALVFIALAQLMVVLDATIVNIALPSAQQDLGISDGNRQWVVTAYALAFGGLLLFGGRIADLWGRKRAFVLGLGGFAAASALGGAATNEAMMFGARALQGVFGALLAPAALSLLAVMFTDGKERAKAFGIYGAIAGGGGAVGLILGGFLTEYLNWRWTFFVNIPFAVVAAIGAYFVIREPQGSRNRSPLDIPGVVLSTLGLVALVYGFTRAESEGWGDSLTVGMFVASAVLLLAFVVVESRVKAPLLPLRVVTERNRGGVYLSLGLAIIAMFGLFLFLTYYLQIVQNYSPVKTGFAFLPMIVGMITGSTQIGARLMTRVAPRLLMGPGFLVAALGMLILTRLGVGTSYTAVLLPGMLLLGLGMGTAFMPAMSLATQGVEPRDSGVASAMVNTSQQVGGAIGTALLNTIAASATTSYVADHLGGATSRSQQRLVQLEGMVQGYTSAIWFAVGILVAAAAIALTFVNAGRPGTTVTGSSGEGAGAAQEEMPVPAIAH comes from the coding sequence ATGTCTGAAACAGCCTCGAAGGCTCCCGGTAAACCGGATGCCAACGGCGTACCGGATACCAACCGCTGGAAGGCGCTCGTCTTCATCGCGCTCGCCCAGCTGATGGTCGTCCTGGACGCCACCATCGTGAACATCGCCCTGCCCTCCGCCCAGCAGGACCTGGGCATCTCCGACGGCAACCGGCAGTGGGTCGTCACCGCCTACGCCCTCGCCTTCGGCGGACTGCTGCTCTTCGGCGGGCGGATAGCCGACCTGTGGGGCCGCAAGCGGGCCTTCGTGCTCGGTCTGGGCGGCTTCGCGGCGGCCTCCGCGCTGGGCGGCGCCGCCACCAACGAGGCCATGATGTTCGGTGCCCGCGCCCTGCAGGGCGTGTTCGGCGCGCTGCTCGCGCCGGCCGCGCTGTCCCTGCTCGCGGTGATGTTCACCGACGGCAAGGAGCGCGCCAAGGCGTTCGGCATCTACGGTGCGATCGCCGGCGGCGGTGGCGCCGTCGGCCTGATACTCGGTGGCTTCCTCACCGAGTACCTGAACTGGCGCTGGACGTTCTTCGTGAACATCCCGTTCGCCGTCGTCGCCGCGATCGGCGCGTACTTCGTCATCCGTGAGCCGCAGGGCAGCCGCAACCGTTCGCCGCTGGACATCCCCGGCGTGGTGCTGTCCACCCTCGGTCTGGTCGCGCTCGTCTACGGCTTCACCCGCGCCGAGTCCGAGGGCTGGGGCGACTCGCTGACGGTCGGCATGTTCGTCGCGTCGGCCGTCCTGCTCCTGGCATTCGTCGTGGTCGAGTCCAGGGTCAAGGCGCCGCTGCTGCCGCTGCGCGTGGTCACCGAACGCAACCGCGGCGGGGTCTACCTCTCGCTGGGGCTGGCGATCATCGCGATGTTCGGCCTGTTCCTCTTCCTCACGTACTACCTGCAGATCGTGCAGAACTACTCGCCGGTGAAGACCGGGTTCGCGTTCCTGCCCATGATCGTGGGCATGATCACGGGTTCCACCCAGATCGGCGCCCGGCTGATGACCCGGGTCGCGCCCCGGCTGCTGATGGGCCCCGGGTTCCTGGTCGCCGCGCTCGGCATGCTGATACTGACCCGGCTGGGGGTCGGCACCTCCTACACCGCCGTGCTGCTGCCCGGCATGCTGCTGCTCGGCCTCGGCATGGGCACGGCGTTCATGCCGGCCATGTCGCTGGCCACCCAGGGCGTCGAGCCCCGGGACTCCGGTGTCGCCTCCGCGATGGTCAACACCTCGCAGCAGGTGGGCGGCGCGATCGGTACGGCCCTGCTGAACACGATCGCGGCCTCGGCCACCACGTCCTACGTCGCCGATCACCTCGGCGGCGCCACGAGCCGGTCCCAGCAGCGGCTGGTGCAGCTCGAGGGCATGGTGCAGGGCTACACCAGCGCGATCTGGTTCGCCGTCGGAATCCTCGTCGCGGCCGCGGCCATCGCCCTGACCTTCGTCAACGCCGGCCGTCCGGGGACCACGGTCACCGGCTCCTCCGGTGAGGGTGCCGGGGCAGCCCAGGAGGAGATGCCGGTGCCGGCCATCGCCCACTGA
- a CDS encoding dioxygenase family protein codes for MTAATRERMPALYLSHGAPPLADDPVWPGELAAWSAGLPRPKAILVVSAHWEEAPLALGATATVPLVYDFWGFPEHYYQVKYGAPGAPVLAASVRKLLRAPGVPVQDVPDRGLDHGAYVPLVEMFPEADIPVLQVSMPTLDPVKLMDIGRRLAPLRDEGVLIIGSGFFTHNLAALRQGGIPRWSAEFDDWGRRALNTGDVDGLLDFARRSPAGMLAHPRTEHFAPLFVTMGAADAAGDLDTQRSVIDGFWLGMAKRSVQFG; via the coding sequence ATGACCGCCGCCACTCGGGAACGCATGCCCGCGCTGTACCTCAGTCACGGCGCCCCGCCCCTGGCCGACGACCCCGTCTGGCCCGGCGAGCTGGCCGCCTGGTCCGCCGGACTGCCCCGCCCGAAGGCGATCCTCGTCGTCTCCGCCCACTGGGAGGAGGCCCCGCTCGCCCTCGGTGCCACCGCGACGGTTCCGCTCGTCTACGACTTCTGGGGCTTCCCCGAGCACTACTACCAGGTGAAGTACGGTGCCCCCGGCGCTCCCGTGCTCGCCGCCTCCGTACGCAAACTGCTGCGTGCCCCCGGCGTCCCGGTGCAGGACGTTCCCGACCGGGGGCTGGACCACGGTGCCTACGTCCCGCTGGTCGAGATGTTCCCCGAGGCCGACATCCCGGTGCTCCAGGTCTCCATGCCGACCCTGGATCCGGTGAAGCTGATGGACATCGGACGCAGGCTCGCGCCGCTGCGCGACGAGGGCGTGCTGATCATCGGCTCCGGATTCTTCACCCACAACCTGGCCGCGCTGCGGCAGGGCGGCATCCCCAGGTGGTCGGCCGAGTTCGACGACTGGGGGCGCCGCGCGCTGAACACCGGTGACGTGGACGGACTGCTCGACTTCGCCCGCAGGTCCCCGGCGGGCATGCTCGCCCACCCGCGCACCGAACACTTCGCACCGCTCTTCGTCACCATGGGCGCGGCCGACGCCGCCGGCGACCTGGACACGCAGCGGTCGGTGATCGACGGGTTCTGGCTGGGGATGGCCAAGCGATCGGTGCAGTTCGGCTGA
- a CDS encoding sigma-70 family RNA polymerase sigma factor, with amino-acid sequence MATRAVARRKSASGETADSASSVRAHRGEIADRDLVGMYLDEIARTPLLDAAKEVELSQIIEAGVFARQILDGAEENKPGATTEELQALYDASERAKDVFIRSNLRLVVAVARRYPRSGLPLLDLIQEGNAGLVRAVEKFDYRKGFKFSTYATWWIRQAITRSIADQSRTIRLPVHLVEELGRIRRVQREFNREHGRDPEPVEIAAELGSTPERVTDVLDWARDPVSLNMSVDDEGETQFGDLLEDTSAVSPEQSVLTLLRSEELDDLIGRLDQRTASIIKMRYGIEDGRERTLTEVGKQHGLTRERIRQIEKHALMELKKLARGTGFDAAA; translated from the coding sequence ATGGCAACCCGTGCCGTCGCCCGTCGTAAGTCCGCCTCCGGCGAGACGGCCGACTCGGCAAGCAGTGTTCGCGCCCATCGTGGCGAGATCGCCGACCGCGACCTGGTCGGCATGTACCTCGACGAGATCGCGCGCACGCCGCTGCTCGACGCCGCCAAGGAGGTCGAGCTGTCCCAGATCATCGAAGCGGGTGTGTTCGCGCGGCAGATCCTCGACGGCGCCGAGGAGAACAAGCCGGGTGCCACCACCGAGGAACTCCAGGCGCTGTACGACGCGAGCGAGCGGGCCAAGGACGTCTTCATCCGCTCCAACCTCCGCCTGGTCGTCGCGGTGGCCCGCCGCTACCCGCGCAGCGGCCTGCCCCTGCTCGACCTGATCCAGGAGGGTAACGCCGGCCTGGTGCGCGCGGTCGAGAAGTTCGACTACCGCAAGGGCTTCAAGTTCTCGACCTACGCCACCTGGTGGATCCGTCAGGCCATCACACGGTCGATAGCCGACCAGTCCCGCACCATCCGTCTGCCCGTCCACCTGGTGGAGGAACTGGGCCGGATCCGGCGCGTGCAGCGCGAGTTCAACCGTGAGCACGGGCGGGACCCGGAGCCCGTGGAGATCGCCGCCGAGCTCGGTTCCACACCGGAGCGCGTGACGGACGTGCTCGACTGGGCCCGCGACCCGGTCTCGCTGAACATGTCGGTGGACGACGAGGGCGAGACCCAGTTCGGCGACCTCCTCGAGGACACCTCCGCGGTGTCGCCGGAGCAGTCGGTGCTGACGCTGCTGCGCAGTGAGGAACTGGACGACCTCATCGGCCGCCTCGACCAGCGCACGGCCTCGATCATCAAGATGCGCTACGGCATCGAGGACGGCAGGGAGCGCACCCTGACGGAGGTCGGCAAACAGCACGGCCTGACCCGCGAGCGGATCCGGCAGATAGAGAAGCACGCGCTGATGGAACTGAAGAAGCTGGCCCGCGGCACCGGGTTCGACGCGGCGGCGTAG
- a CDS encoding DeoR/GlpR family DNA-binding transcription regulator, which produces MYAPERQQEILRLARDSGRVDVVSLAEQFQVTAETIRRDLKSLDRAGVVRRVHGGAIPVGRLDFEPDLAERETTAAGEKDRIARAALAELPNDGTTIVDAGSTVALLAAALPAESSLTVVTHSLPIAARLADHPGVQLHLVGGRVRHRTRAAVDAWALRAYGEIRADVLFVAANGFSAEHGLTTPDLAEAAVKRAAMAAARRVVLLADSSKHGQEHFARFGALNDVDLLITDSGLSPEDALAIERGGTEVVRA; this is translated from the coding sequence ATGTACGCACCAGAGCGGCAGCAGGAGATCCTGCGGCTGGCCCGGGACAGCGGCCGGGTGGATGTGGTCTCGCTGGCCGAGCAGTTCCAGGTGACGGCGGAGACGATCCGCAGGGATCTGAAGTCCCTCGATCGAGCGGGAGTCGTCCGCAGGGTGCACGGCGGGGCGATCCCGGTCGGGCGCCTCGACTTCGAGCCCGACCTCGCCGAGCGCGAGACCACGGCCGCGGGTGAGAAGGACCGTATCGCCAGGGCCGCCCTCGCGGAACTTCCGAACGACGGCACGACGATCGTCGACGCCGGCTCGACGGTGGCCCTGCTCGCCGCCGCCCTGCCTGCGGAGTCCTCACTCACCGTCGTCACCCACAGCCTGCCCATCGCGGCCCGGCTCGCGGACCATCCCGGTGTCCAGCTGCACCTGGTCGGAGGCCGCGTACGGCACCGCACCCGGGCCGCCGTGGACGCCTGGGCGCTGCGCGCGTACGGAGAGATCCGCGCGGACGTGCTGTTCGTCGCGGCCAACGGCTTCTCCGCCGAACACGGTCTGACCACGCCCGACCTCGCCGAGGCGGCGGTGAAGCGCGCGGCCATGGCGGCCGCCCGCCGGGTGGTGCTGCTCGCCGACTCCTCCAAGCACGGCCAGGAGCACTTCGCCCGCTTCGGCGCCCTGAACGACGTGGACCTGCTGATCACCGACAGCGGGCTGAGCCCCGAAGACGCCCTCGCGATCGAGCGCGGCGGCACGGAAGTAGTGCGTGCATGA
- the pfkB gene encoding 1-phosphofructokinase gives MILTVTPNPSLDRTYEIPALERGEVNRATGERVDPGGKGVNVSRAVAAAGRRTVAVLPLGGAPGAVVAGLLDAQGIEVAPVPVAGATRSNISLAEADGVLTKINAPGPELTEAEQELLLETVRRQSRGADWIACCGSLPRGLAPSWYADLVARAHSAGARIALDTSGPALAAALRERPDVVKPNAEELAEAVGCPLTTVGDAVKAAEELRGMGARAVLASLGADGQVLVDEHGAWFGSARVDVVRSNVGAGDSSLAGFLIAGGHGPEALASALAHGAAAVQTPGSVMPTPGDLDPAAVTVTVTVPVDRVLKEPVT, from the coding sequence ATGATCCTCACCGTCACTCCCAACCCGTCCCTGGACCGTACGTACGAGATTCCCGCGCTGGAGCGCGGCGAGGTCAACCGGGCCACCGGCGAGCGCGTGGACCCGGGCGGCAAGGGCGTCAACGTCTCCCGTGCCGTCGCTGCGGCCGGCCGGCGCACCGTGGCCGTGCTGCCGCTGGGCGGCGCGCCGGGCGCCGTGGTCGCCGGACTGCTGGACGCGCAGGGCATCGAGGTCGCTCCGGTGCCGGTGGCCGGAGCCACCCGTTCCAACATCTCGCTCGCCGAGGCGGACGGCGTCCTGACGAAGATCAACGCGCCCGGCCCGGAGCTGACCGAGGCCGAGCAGGAACTGCTCCTGGAAACGGTCCGCCGGCAGTCACGTGGCGCCGACTGGATCGCCTGCTGCGGAAGCCTGCCGCGGGGCCTCGCACCCTCCTGGTACGCCGATCTGGTCGCGCGGGCGCACTCCGCGGGCGCACGTATCGCCCTGGACACCTCCGGACCGGCGCTGGCCGCGGCGCTGCGCGAGCGGCCCGACGTGGTGAAGCCGAACGCCGAGGAACTCGCCGAGGCCGTCGGGTGCCCGCTGACCACCGTGGGCGACGCGGTGAAGGCGGCCGAGGAACTGCGCGGGATGGGCGCCCGTGCCGTGCTCGCCAGCCTGGGCGCAGACGGGCAGGTACTCGTCGACGAGCACGGCGCCTGGTTCGGCTCCGCCCGGGTGGACGTGGTCCGCAGCAATGTGGGAGCGGGCGACTCCTCGCTCGCAGGCTTCCTCATCGCCGGCGGGCACGGACCGGAGGCGCTCGCCTCGGCGCTCGCCCACGGAGCGGCCGCCGTCCAGACTCCCGGCAGCGTGATGCCCACGCCGGGCGACCTGGACCCGGCTGCGGTCACGGTCACGGTCACGGTGCCGGTGGACCGCGTACTGAAGGAGCCGGTGACATGA